TTTAATTCCAACCAGAAGCTGTCAATATTACTAGTATTAACTACCCTTGCCTCTGGCAACATTTTGACTAACCCGACGTTCAATCCATGTGCATAAATCGGCAATGTATCAATGATTAAAACATTCATTTGTATCCCCCTATGATTATTATAACATCCACTATCACCTACGCCGTAAAAATGAAAATATAGCTATTAAACAATAAAATAAAGACGACATTTGCCGTATGCCATTTCGCATAACAAGCTGTTAGCCTAGCAATGAAAAAAAATGAATAAATTAGTTAGAAAAGACTTCCTGTCATTTAAAAACCTATTATTAAAAAATAAAGTAAAAAAACCCATTACTATTTATATAAACCCCAAAAATAAATGGCTACATAAAACAGTTTAAGAAAGAAAAAATGGCAAACATTCCCGAACATACAGAAAGAAATGAAATCATACTTATAAAATGCGTTGAAACACTTAAGTTAAGAAAATACCGCAACACCGTTGGCTTGTGGACCATCAGCTACGGCCACTTAATCCTCCCCACAGAGACATTTTATCGCAGTCTTGCCGAAGAAGAGGGAGAATCTCTACTGCATGAAGACCTTTTACAAACAGAAAGAGGCATTAAGCGGTTGGTTAC
This DNA window, taken from Leminorella richardii, encodes the following:
- a CDS encoding lysozyme; protein product: MANIPEHTERNEIILIKCVETLKLRKYRNTVGLWTISYGHLILPTETFYRSLAEEEGESLLHEDLLQTERGIKRLVTVSLTQNQFDALV